The proteins below are encoded in one region of Brassica napus cultivar Da-Ae chromosome A6, Da-Ae, whole genome shotgun sequence:
- the LOC106411283 gene encoding uncharacterized protein LOC106411283, with product MASLNGKMKFKYEDDDDGYGDPSCVESKIEPNYPIMDDSEEDYVDEGFDSAEPNQGNVDVNLKNVLSGLIAIVTGSNKQPPSSSSSNQNVSFLGSSVYIPSAPPLLEPNYSVYKDLLEAEPPHWLPDSSTTTCMHCSSPFTAITCGRHHCRFCGGIFCRNCSRGRCLMPTRFRQRNPQRVCDSCYERLDPLQGVLINSISNAVQVAKHDVVDWTCARGWLNLPIGLSMEDEIYKASNTLRGYSQVARSDPEKSIPLALLRRAHGLAILTVAKAGAFLSYNLGTGLVISRRSDGSWSAPSALLSLGLGWGALVGGELMDFIIVLHDLKAVKTFCSRMHFSLGAGCSAAAGPLGRVLEADLRAGDRGSGLCYTYSRCKGAFVGVSLEGNVVTTRRDTNVNFYGDPYLSTSDILLGMVDQPKAAQPLYTALNDLYAGLRQ from the exons ATGGCTAGTCTTAATGGAAAGATGAAATTCAagtatgaagatgatgatgatggataTGGAGATCCTTCGTGTGTCGAGTCAAAAATAGAGCCTAATTATCCCATCATGGACGACTCAGAAGAAGATTACGTGGATGAAGGATTCGATTCAGCTGAACCAAATCAAGGAAACGTAGATGTTAACTTGAAGAACGTGTTGAGTGGGTTGATAGCAATCGTCACCGGGAGCAACAAACAAccaccttcttcctcttcttccaacCAGAACGTCTCCTTCCTTGGCTCCTCCGTTTACATACCAAGTGCCCCGCCTCTTCTTGAACCCAACTACAGTGTTTACAAGGACTTGCTCGAAGCTGAACCTCCTCACTGGCTCCCCGACAGTTCCACCACTACCTGCATGCACTGCTCCTCTCCCTTCACCGCCATCACTTGCGGCAGGCATCACTGTCGCTTCTGCGGAGGGATATTCTGTAGGAACTGCTCCAGAGGAAGGTGCTTGATGCCCACCAGGTTCCGTCAAAGGAACCCCCAGAGAGTCTGTGATTCCTGCTACGAGAGGCTTGATCCTTTGCAAGGTGTCCTCATTAACTCTATTAGTAATGCTGTTCAGGTTGCAAAGCATGATGTTGTTGATTGGACCTGTGCAAGAGGCTGGTTGAATCTCCCCATTGGTCTTTCCATGGAAGATGAGATCTACAAGGCTTCTAATACCTTGAGAGGCTACTCCCAGGTTGCTAGATCTGACCCTGAGAAATCCATCCCTCTTGCCCTTCTTCGTCGAGCTCACGGTTTGGCCATCCTCACTGTCGCTAAAGCTGGGGCCTTTCTCTCCTACAATCTCGGCACTGGTCTGGTTATCTCTCGGAGATCAGACGGGTCATGGTCTGCTCCATCTGCCCTACTCTCGCTAGGTCTAGGATGGGGTGCTCTGGTTGGGGGTGAGTTGATGGACTTCATTATAGTGCTGCATGACTTGAAAGCTGTCAAGACCTTCTGCAGCAGAATGCACTTCTCTCTAGGCGCAGGGTGCAGTGCAGCTGCAGGACCTCTAGGGAGAGTCTTGGAGGCTGACCTCCGCGCTGGTGATAGAGGCTCTGGCCTCTGCTATACTTACAGCCGTTGCAAAG GGGCTTTTGTGGGAGTATCCCTTGAAGGCAATGTGGTGACGACGAGAAGGGACACAAATGTTAACTTCTATGGCGATCCATACCTAAGCACATCTGACATTCTACTTGGGATGGTGGATCAACCCAAAGCGGCTCAACCATTGTACACTGCGCTCAATGACCTCTACGCAGGTCTACGTCAGTAA